From the bacterium genome, one window contains:
- a CDS encoding DUF1566 domain-containing protein — protein sequence MIRFDRSVRIAVAAAVALLAAGRAPGLSAADKCEADKLKRAALYGACRLKAESQAVKKALPADYTKCDAKLGPKWTAAETKAGGLCPTNGDLAIMQGFIGQHADDVATALGGGGLPTCPADLATCGNDLAACQAEPRGQRTKTRQTTCYNGSGGVIPCAGTGQDGEVQAGLTASFSDNGDGTVTDQRTGLTWEKLSDDGSVHDKDTYETWVDAFAKIDALNSAVFAGHADWRLPNVNELQSLVDYGAGGSPWVHAPLNAGCMAGCTVLTCSCTVTGDYWTSTTVGNATTNAWIVGFGSGGVIPVLNKNGYAAIRAVRGGGS from the coding sequence ATGATCCGATTCGATCGTAGTGTGCGCATCGCCGTCGCGGCAGCGGTGGCCCTGCTGGCGGCCGGCCGCGCGCCGGGGTTGAGCGCGGCCGACAAGTGCGAGGCGGACAAGCTCAAGCGCGCCGCCCTGTACGGCGCCTGCCGGCTCAAGGCGGAGTCGCAGGCGGTGAAGAAGGCGCTGCCGGCCGACTACACCAAGTGCGATGCCAAGCTCGGCCCCAAGTGGACGGCGGCGGAGACGAAGGCTGGCGGCCTGTGTCCGACCAACGGCGACCTCGCCATCATGCAGGGGTTCATCGGCCAGCATGCCGACGACGTCGCGACGGCGCTCGGCGGCGGCGGCCTGCCGACCTGTCCCGCCGACCTGGCGACCTGCGGCAACGATCTCGCCGCCTGTCAGGCGGAGCCGAGGGGCCAGCGGACCAAGACCCGACAGACCACCTGCTACAACGGCTCCGGCGGCGTCATCCCCTGCGCCGGCACCGGCCAGGACGGCGAGGTGCAGGCGGGGCTGACGGCGAGTTTCTCGGACAACGGCGACGGCACGGTGACCGATCAGCGCACCGGTCTGACCTGGGAGAAGTTGAGCGACGACGGCAGCGTCCACGACAAGGACACGTACGAGACGTGGGTCGATGCCTTCGCCAAGATCGACGCCCTGAACAGCGCGGTCTTCGCCGGCCACGCCGACTGGCGCCTGCCGAACGTCAACGAGCTGCAGAGCCTGGTGGACTACGGCGCCGGCGGCAGCCCGTGGGTGCACGCGCCGCTCAACGCCGGGTGCATGGCTGGATGCACCGTCCTCACCTGCTCGTGCACGGTGACGGGCGACTACTGGACGTCCACCACCGTCGGCAACGCCACGACCAACGCCTGGATCGTGGGCTTCGGCTCCGGTGGCGTCATTCCCGTGTTGAACAAGAACGGCTACGCTGCCATCCGCGCCGTGCGCGGCGGCGGCTCATGA
- a CDS encoding VOC family protein gives MIGYVTIGSTDLDRACAFYDGLLALVGARQLMGLDRIKFYGTGMDKPMLAVCIPYDGNPHQVGNGNMVAIPGGSRAGVDALYAKAMELGATDEGPPGERMPVFYGAYVRDPDGNKLCFFDMKLG, from the coding sequence ATGATCGGCTACGTCACCATCGGCAGCACGGACCTGGATCGCGCCTGCGCCTTCTACGACGGCCTGCTGGCCCTCGTCGGCGCCCGGCAGCTCATGGGCCTGGACCGGATCAAGTTCTACGGCACCGGCATGGACAAGCCGATGCTCGCCGTCTGCATCCCGTACGACGGCAATCCGCACCAGGTCGGCAACGGCAACATGGTCGCCATCCCCGGCGGCTCGCGCGCGGGCGTCGACGCGCTCTATGCCAAGGCCATGGAGCTCGGCGCCACGGACGAGGGGCCTCCGGGCGAGCGCATGCCGGTCTTCTACGGCGCCTACGTGCGCGATCCCGACGGCAACAAGCTCTGCTTCTTCGACATGAAGCTCGGCTGA